Proteins encoded together in one Gemmatimonadota bacterium DH-78 window:
- a CDS encoding response regulator transcription factor, with product MRILVAEDDRKVARFLEKGLREEGYSVDVAHDGEDGAMKALVYDYDLLLLDVMMPSKSGLEIVRELRRREHTVPILLLTARDAGDDIVQGLDAGADDYLTKPFGFDELLARIRALLRRGGSERPDRLIYEDIDLDRVTHVATRRGERLDLTPKEFQLLEFFLLNQERVVRRTELLEKVWDLSFDPMSNVVDVHIAHLRRKLRGAEGASPLVHTIRGVGYVLQKDAPE from the coding sequence ATGCGAATACTGGTTGCTGAAGACGACAGGAAGGTCGCTCGGTTTCTGGAGAAGGGCCTCCGCGAAGAGGGCTACTCGGTGGATGTGGCCCACGACGGGGAGGACGGGGCCATGAAGGCACTGGTCTACGACTACGACCTTCTGCTCCTCGATGTCATGATGCCCTCGAAGTCCGGGTTGGAGATCGTGCGGGAGTTGCGACGCCGGGAACACACCGTGCCGATTCTTCTGCTCACGGCGAGGGACGCAGGCGATGACATCGTGCAGGGACTCGATGCGGGCGCCGACGACTATCTCACGAAACCGTTCGGATTCGACGAACTGCTGGCCCGTATTCGCGCCCTGCTCAGACGAGGTGGATCCGAGCGCCCCGATCGACTCATCTACGAGGACATCGATCTCGACAGGGTCACACATGTCGCCACTCGCCGGGGGGAGCGGCTCGACCTGACTCCGAAGGAGTTCCAGCTGCTGGAGTTCTTCCTCCTCAATCAGGAGAGAGTCGTCCGGCGGACCGAACTGCTCGAGAAGGTCTGGGACCTCAGCTTCGATCCGATGAGCAATGTCGTGGACGTCCACATCGCCCACCTGCGCAGGAAGCTTCGGGGCGCCGAGGGAGCATCCCCCCTCGTTCACACGATCCGGGGTGTGGGCTACGTCCTTCAGAAGGACGCCCCCGAGTGA
- a CDS encoding molybdopterin cofactor-binding domain-containing protein — translation MSPMTVGRREFLRVSALAGGGLAVGSWFEFLSPDPAAGEARRAFVANAHVTIAPDGRVTLVAQNPEIGQGIKTMLPMLIAEELDVEWSDVTVVQGGLDSENFAGQFAGGSNATPTHWIPMRRIGAATRAVLISAAAGVWGVPESELSTRPGAVVHAASGRELPYGELTEAAAALPAPDLESVPLKDPADFRIIGTGIPDVDNDAIVTGRPLFGIDTTRPGMLYAVYEKCPVFGGTVRSANLDAVLAEEGVRHAFVVEGTGNLSGLNAGVAIVADHWWVADRVRREVLQVEWDEGPTAAQSTAGFAARAAELYGQTPERSLRADGDADAALAGAAHRVQADYSYPFLAHAPLEPQNCTAEFRDGRIEMWAPTQTPGGGAALVAETLGIPVENVTIHLTRMGGGFGRRLYNDWLAEAAWIAREAGVPVKLLWTREDDTRHDLYRPGGFHRLEGGVDADGRLVGWKNHFVSFGSGERFASSASVRSTEFPAGFVPNFSMGTTLMELGVPTGALRAPGSNALAFVYQSFLDELAVEAGVDPVQFRLDLLAATGEDQGLDAARMSTVLREVAARSDWDQRSSLPAGTGKGVAFHFSHRGYFAEVVQATVSRRGDLTIDQVWVVGDIGSHVINPLNAWNNAQGGVLEGFSQAWAQEITIEGGRVVEGNFNEYPLLRMRQAPPIDIHFVATDNAPTGLGEPPLPPAIPALCNAIHAACGVRVRSLPIEKNDLSWS, via the coding sequence ATGAGCCCGATGACGGTGGGTCGACGCGAGTTCCTGCGGGTTTCGGCGCTGGCCGGCGGCGGACTGGCCGTGGGCAGCTGGTTCGAGTTCCTGTCGCCCGATCCGGCGGCCGGTGAGGCGCGCCGGGCCTTCGTGGCCAATGCGCACGTGACGATCGCCCCCGACGGGCGGGTCACCCTCGTGGCGCAGAACCCGGAGATCGGCCAGGGCATCAAGACGATGCTGCCCATGCTGATCGCCGAGGAGCTCGACGTGGAGTGGAGCGACGTCACCGTGGTGCAGGGCGGACTCGACTCGGAGAACTTCGCCGGCCAGTTCGCGGGGGGCAGCAACGCCACGCCCACGCACTGGATCCCGATGCGGCGGATCGGCGCGGCCACCCGCGCGGTGCTGATCTCGGCTGCGGCCGGGGTGTGGGGCGTGCCGGAGTCGGAGCTCTCCACCCGGCCCGGCGCGGTGGTGCACGCCGCCTCCGGGCGGGAACTGCCCTACGGTGAATTGACCGAGGCGGCCGCGGCACTTCCCGCCCCCGACCTCGAGTCGGTGCCGCTCAAGGACCCGGCCGACTTCCGCATCATCGGCACCGGCATTCCCGACGTCGACAACGACGCGATCGTGACCGGGCGACCGCTCTTCGGCATCGACACCACGCGGCCGGGCATGCTCTACGCGGTGTACGAGAAGTGTCCGGTGTTCGGCGGCACCGTGCGCAGCGCGAATCTCGATGCCGTGCTCGCCGAGGAGGGCGTGCGTCACGCCTTCGTGGTCGAGGGCACCGGCAATCTCTCCGGTCTGAACGCCGGCGTGGCGATCGTGGCCGACCACTGGTGGGTGGCCGACCGGGTGCGCCGCGAGGTGCTCCAGGTGGAGTGGGATGAAGGCCCCACCGCCGCGCAGAGCACCGCGGGATTCGCCGCTCGGGCGGCCGAGTTGTATGGCCAGACGCCGGAGCGGTCGCTGCGGGCCGACGGCGATGCCGACGCCGCGCTCGCCGGCGCGGCCCACCGGGTGCAGGCCGACTACAGCTACCCCTTCCTCGCGCATGCCCCGCTGGAGCCGCAGAACTGCACCGCGGAGTTCCGCGACGGGCGCATCGAGATGTGGGCACCGACGCAGACTCCGGGCGGCGGCGCGGCGCTGGTGGCCGAGACGCTCGGCATTCCCGTGGAGAACGTCACCATTCACCTGACCCGCATGGGCGGTGGCTTCGGCCGGCGTCTCTACAACGACTGGCTGGCCGAGGCCGCGTGGATCGCGCGCGAGGCCGGCGTTCCGGTGAAGCTGCTCTGGACGCGGGAGGACGACACCCGCCACGACCTGTACCGACCCGGCGGTTTCCATCGGCTCGAGGGGGGAGTGGACGCCGACGGCCGACTCGTGGGGTGGAAGAACCACTTCGTGTCGTTCGGATCGGGCGAGCGCTTCGCCTCGAGCGCCAGTGTCCGCAGCACCGAGTTTCCCGCCGGGTTCGTGCCCAACTTCTCGATGGGTACGACCCTCATGGAGCTGGGTGTGCCGACCGGGGCGCTGCGGGCCCCGGGCAGCAACGCGCTCGCCTTCGTCTACCAGTCGTTCCTCGACGAGCTCGCGGTGGAGGCCGGAGTGGACCCGGTGCAGTTTCGTCTCGACCTGCTCGCCGCGACCGGCGAGGACCAGGGACTCGACGCGGCTCGCATGTCGACGGTGCTCCGCGAAGTGGCTGCGCGCTCGGACTGGGACCAGCGCAGCTCTCTGCCGGCCGGCACCGGCAAGGGCGTGGCCTTCCACTTCAGTCACCGGGGCTACTTCGCCGAGGTGGTGCAGGCCACCGTGAGCCGGCGCGGCGACCTCACCATCGACCAGGTCTGGGTGGTGGGCGACATCGGCAGCCACGTGATCAATCCGCTCAACGCCTGGAACAACGCGCAGGGTGGGGTGCTCGAGGGCTTCTCGCAGGCGTGGGCGCAGGAGATCACGATCGAGGGCGGCCGGGTGGTGGAGGGCAACTTCAACGAGTACCCGTTGCTGCGCATGCGGCAGGCTCCTCCGATCGACATCCACTTCGTGGCCACCGACAACGCGCCCACCGGCCTGGGCGAGCCCCCGCTGCCCCCGGCCATTCCCGCGCTCTGCAATGCGATCCACGCCGCCTGCGGGGTTCGCGTCCGCTCGCTGCCGATCGAGAAGAACGACCTGAGCTGGAGCTGA
- a CDS encoding ATP-binding protein yields MRSFRAQLAVRFAVVMTVAVVAISLASLWALRVVLDRELNAAILNVASIQAASLVDSPDGAMHFHEWQLTPEEAVSVRDLVQYAQVWSESGQSLLRSQFMAGDLPLDREALREASEGELVWREQSFENLSVRSVYYPLGRFGPPHDRHVLQVAAPLTSRDDMVRRLAAFFTALAGAVLVGSAAGGWWLAGRAVRPVHEVIDQAEAIGAGSLDRGIQAWSDTREYHRLVEVLNTMLGRIQRTFETQTRFTADASHELRSPLTALRGEIEIALRRERPPEEYRAVLRSSLEEILRLSRITEDLLTLARADAGVLVPRSEAVDVQTFADRLTERFRRASEEAEVALHIETEFAGTLPIDASLLGQVVGNLVDNGLKFTPAGGQVSVWLGGTETGIHITVTDTGPGVGAEPERLFDRFYRADTARTPGGATPGTGLGLAIVHAIVERLSGSIEARNRTQGGARFDVHLPAADRA; encoded by the coding sequence GTGAGATCCTTTCGAGCGCAGCTCGCGGTCCGGTTCGCTGTGGTCATGACGGTGGCGGTGGTGGCGATCTCCCTGGCGAGCCTCTGGGCCCTCCGCGTCGTCCTGGATCGTGAGCTCAATGCCGCAATCCTGAATGTCGCGTCGATCCAGGCGGCTTCTCTGGTCGATTCACCGGATGGTGCGATGCACTTCCACGAATGGCAGCTGACGCCGGAGGAGGCCGTGTCGGTTCGGGATCTGGTGCAGTACGCCCAGGTGTGGAGCGAGAGTGGGCAGAGCCTGCTCCGCAGCCAGTTCATGGCCGGCGACCTCCCGCTGGATCGCGAAGCGCTTCGGGAAGCCTCCGAGGGGGAGCTGGTCTGGCGTGAGCAGTCGTTCGAGAACCTGTCGGTGCGCTCCGTCTACTACCCGCTCGGCCGCTTCGGGCCTCCCCACGATCGGCATGTGTTGCAGGTGGCGGCGCCCCTGACCTCGCGAGACGACATGGTGCGTCGGCTCGCCGCGTTCTTCACCGCTCTGGCCGGAGCCGTGCTCGTCGGCTCGGCGGCCGGGGGCTGGTGGTTGGCCGGGCGGGCGGTTCGCCCCGTGCACGAAGTGATCGACCAGGCCGAGGCCATCGGGGCCGGGTCGCTGGACCGGGGAATCCAGGCGTGGTCGGACACCCGAGAGTACCACCGACTGGTCGAGGTCCTGAACACGATGCTCGGCCGGATCCAGCGCACATTCGAAACACAGACCCGCTTCACCGCCGACGCCAGTCACGAACTCCGCTCTCCACTCACCGCCCTCCGGGGCGAGATCGAGATCGCGCTGCGGCGGGAACGGCCGCCCGAGGAGTACAGGGCCGTCCTGAGGAGCAGCCTCGAGGAGATCCTGCGACTGTCCCGCATCACGGAAGACCTCCTCACACTCGCGCGGGCCGACGCCGGGGTGCTGGTGCCTCGATCGGAGGCCGTGGACGTGCAAACGTTCGCGGATCGATTGACCGAGCGGTTCCGACGGGCTTCGGAAGAGGCCGAGGTCGCGTTGCACATCGAGACGGAGTTCGCGGGAACACTCCCGATCGACGCCAGCCTGCTCGGACAGGTGGTCGGGAACCTCGTCGACAACGGTCTGAAGTTCACACCGGCGGGTGGACAGGTCTCGGTTTGGTTGGGTGGCACGGAAACCGGTATCCACATCACCGTCACCGACACCGGCCCCGGCGTCGGCGCAGAGCCGGAGCGACTCTTCGATCGCTTCTATCGGGCCGACACGGCGAGAACCCCGGGAGGCGCCACCCCCGGCACCGGGCTTGGGCTGGCCATCGTCCACGCGATCGTGGAACGGCTCTCCGGATCGATCGAGGCCCGCAATCGCACTCAGGGCGGAGCACGCTTCGATGTCCACCTCCCCGCCGCCGATCGCGCATAG
- a CDS encoding (2Fe-2S)-binding protein, protein MPVSFEVNGRTVTVDVPADMPLLWVLRDVLDLKGTKFGCGISQCGACTVHIDGAPTRSCRTRVETVADRSVTTIEGLSPDGSHPLQEAWRELDVPQCGYCQAGQIMSAAALLAENPAPTDADIDRAMDRNLCRCATYLRIREGIHRAASTMADETASRGGDDR, encoded by the coding sequence ATGCCCGTCTCGTTCGAGGTGAACGGTCGCACCGTGACCGTCGACGTTCCCGCCGACATGCCGCTCCTCTGGGTGCTGCGCGACGTGCTGGACCTGAAGGGCACGAAGTTCGGGTGCGGCATCTCGCAGTGCGGGGCCTGCACGGTGCACATCGACGGGGCGCCCACCCGCAGCTGCCGCACGCGGGTGGAGACGGTGGCCGACCGGAGCGTGACCACGATCGAGGGGCTGTCTCCCGACGGATCGCACCCTCTCCAGGAGGCGTGGCGGGAGCTCGACGTTCCGCAGTGCGGGTACTGCCAGGCGGGTCAGATCATGTCGGCGGCGGCGCTGTTGGCCGAGAACCCGGCACCGACCGACGCAGACATCGACCGCGCCATGGACCGCAACCTGTGCCGGTGCGCCACCTATCTGCGGATCCGCGAGGGCATCCACCGCGCCGCCTCGACCATGGCCGACGAGACGGCCTCGAGGGGAGGAGACGACCGATGA
- a CDS encoding efflux RND transporter periplasmic adaptor subunit — MSPVPTVSLPDRVQYKKHRRPHVVLLAAVSTFLLAACDDGGSADPSPVDEHEGEAPVVEGGVSEVHLDSTALALSGVVVALPESVGAGGLPVTGNITYDQNRVSHIGPKTQGRVVELTVEVGSRVDRGQVLAHLESPEVGATRAELHEAEALLEIAQENYEREGRLEAQGISSRRELLDAEAELRRVQARLASAQERLRVLGADVHDEGGHFDVPSPFDGVVVERHAGRGEVVGPTDQLFTVADLSRLWIELDIYERNLNRVERDQPVTVTTTAWPDRVFPGRIVYIADIVDSQRRTVRARVELENTDGALKPGMFATALIEMADGARVIALPRDAVQTVDEQQIVWVLGEEAGEFIVRPVTLGPELPGGLVEILSGLAADEPVVVVGAFTLKSELAKGDFGGHGH, encoded by the coding sequence ATGAGCCCCGTCCCAACCGTTTCCCTGCCCGATCGGGTGCAATACAAGAAGCACCGTCGCCCCCACGTCGTCCTTCTCGCGGCCGTCTCGACCTTCCTTCTGGCGGCCTGCGACGACGGTGGGAGTGCAGACCCCTCCCCGGTTGACGAGCACGAAGGCGAGGCCCCGGTCGTCGAGGGAGGTGTATCCGAAGTTCACCTCGATTCAACCGCGCTCGCGCTGAGCGGGGTGGTCGTCGCACTCCCCGAAAGCGTCGGCGCAGGCGGACTCCCGGTCACCGGCAATATCACCTACGACCAGAATCGCGTGAGCCACATCGGACCCAAGACCCAGGGGCGAGTAGTGGAGCTCACCGTCGAGGTAGGATCGAGGGTGGACCGGGGGCAGGTCCTGGCCCATCTCGAGAGCCCCGAGGTAGGCGCCACGCGGGCGGAGCTCCACGAGGCCGAGGCGCTTCTGGAAATCGCCCAGGAGAACTACGAGCGCGAGGGACGGCTCGAGGCCCAGGGCATCTCCAGCCGGCGGGAGCTTCTCGACGCCGAGGCTGAACTGCGCCGAGTACAGGCCCGCTTGGCGAGCGCTCAGGAGCGGCTTCGAGTTCTGGGGGCGGACGTTCACGACGAGGGAGGCCACTTCGATGTGCCGTCTCCGTTCGACGGCGTCGTAGTGGAACGGCACGCTGGACGCGGCGAGGTGGTCGGCCCCACCGACCAACTCTTCACGGTGGCCGATCTCAGCCGGCTCTGGATCGAACTCGACATCTACGAGCGCAACCTGAACCGGGTCGAGCGAGATCAACCGGTGACGGTCACCACGACCGCGTGGCCCGATCGGGTCTTCCCCGGCCGCATTGTCTACATCGCCGACATTGTGGATTCCCAGCGGCGGACCGTGAGGGCGAGAGTAGAGCTGGAGAACACCGACGGCGCGTTGAAGCCCGGGATGTTCGCTACGGCGCTGATCGAGATGGCGGATGGCGCGCGCGTGATCGCGTTGCCGCGCGACGCGGTGCAGACGGTCGACGAGCAGCAGATCGTCTGGGTTCTCGGCGAGGAGGCGGGCGAGTTCATCGTTCGCCCGGTAACACTCGGGCCGGAGCTCCCCGGGGGGTTGGTGGAGATCCTGTCGGGCCTCGCTGCGGACGAGCCGGTGGTGGTGGTGGGTGCGTTCACGCTCAAGTCGGAGCTCGCCAAAGGCGACTTCGGCGGACACGGCCACTGA
- a CDS encoding nuclear transport factor 2 family protein gives MQPSLRVSLFLIVVALVGVAPVRAQMPEDAAQVAETVGAFHAALAEGDTTTVVAMLSPGVRILESGGLETLDEYVDHHLSADIAFAQAVPRDRGPLEVIVRGDVAWVVSSSRSVGRWRDRDIDATNAELMVLERHSSGWLISAIHWSSR, from the coding sequence ATGCAACCCAGTCTGCGTGTGTCCCTCTTTCTGATCGTCGTCGCTCTGGTGGGTGTCGCACCGGTCCGGGCACAGATGCCCGAAGACGCCGCCCAGGTAGCGGAGACGGTCGGCGCCTTTCACGCCGCCTTGGCGGAGGGTGACACGACCACCGTCGTAGCCATGCTTTCGCCGGGTGTCCGCATTCTCGAGAGCGGCGGGCTGGAGACCCTGGACGAATACGTGGATCATCATCTTTCGGCCGATATCGCCTTCGCTCAGGCCGTGCCGCGGGATCGCGGGCCCTTGGAGGTCATCGTTCGCGGAGATGTGGCATGGGTCGTCTCGAGCAGCCGGTCCGTAGGGCGCTGGCGCGACCGGGACATCGATGCGACCAATGCCGAGTTGATGGTGCTCGAGCGTCACTCGTCGGGGTGGCTGATCTCCGCCATCCATTGGTCCTCGCGCTGA
- a CDS encoding CusA/CzcA family heavy metal efflux RND transporter, which produces MIDKLIDFALRQRLLVVVAAAAVLGAGAWAYTRLPVDAYPDISPALVQVFTETEGLAPEEVEQLVTYPVEVAMNGLPGLERIRSVSNFGLSVVNVYFEEGTDIYFARQLVNERLQEAREQIPEGLGDPQMGPISSGLGQILFYYLDDETGTYTLEELRTVQDWIVKRNLQTVRGVTEVLSIGGHVRQYQVLVEPASLRQYDLSLHDVLQAVETNNLNVGASFLEVAREEYIVRSVGLAETLGDIADITIVTRAGTPVRVADVARVEIGPEVRRGLVTRNGEGEVVVGFVLKLLGTNTSTVIDRVEDRLEQIRGALPEGVLLVPYYEQSGLVDRATRTVTTALWQGLILVVVVLAVFLGNLRSSVIVALSLPFSILLTFLLMLQFGISANLMSLGGLAVGIGMMVDAAIVVVENVFRWLREDPDPDEPKIHLIARATREVGRPVFFAIAIVIAVFLPLFTLQGVEGTMFRPLAYTISLAMLGSLLFALTLAPVLAQQLLERRSTGLGGAPPPDNEEVRIVRWAQARYEPLLTWALGHRRPVVVGTIALIALGAGAFPFLGTEFIPTLNEGTLLVRATMAPSIALTESTETVARLERQFLTFPEVTQVVSRIGRGEVGAHADPVNNAEIFVDLKPVDEWETAGDREALVAAMQESLGEVPGVQLNFTQPIAAAVDELLTGIKAQIAVKLFGDDLDILFEKANEIAAVLGEVDGASEIQVDQVSGQPQLRIELNRGALSRYGIPVADVQEVIRAAVGGASAGQLFEGERRWTIQVRYTEEERARASEVRALLIDAPDGTLVPLDQVATIESIIGPRQISREDNQRYITIQLNVRGRDIGSFVEEASAAIMGEVELPPGYLTTFGGQFELAQAANRRLAVVIPITVLLIFGMLFASFNGVKEALLIILNIPLALVGGLVALLVTGQALSVPASVGFIALFGIAVENGLVLITYFNQLHAREGLSIRDAVVRGSMLRLRPVLMTAVTTTLGLIPLLLATGPGSEVQRPLAIAVVGGLVTSTALTLLVLPVLYGWLHREAGLEQAIESDAAVRG; this is translated from the coding sequence ATGATCGACAAACTCATCGACTTCGCGCTTCGCCAGCGTCTTCTTGTCGTCGTCGCCGCGGCCGCCGTCCTCGGGGCCGGAGCCTGGGCGTACACGCGCCTGCCCGTGGACGCCTATCCGGACATTTCGCCGGCTCTGGTGCAGGTGTTCACCGAAACCGAAGGGCTCGCTCCGGAGGAGGTAGAGCAGCTCGTGACCTACCCGGTCGAGGTGGCGATGAACGGTCTGCCCGGCCTCGAGCGCATCCGGTCCGTGTCGAACTTCGGCCTGTCGGTGGTCAACGTGTACTTCGAGGAGGGTACCGACATCTACTTCGCCCGCCAACTCGTCAACGAGCGCCTCCAGGAGGCTCGAGAGCAGATTCCCGAGGGGTTGGGCGACCCGCAGATGGGTCCGATCTCCAGCGGGCTCGGCCAGATCCTCTTCTACTACCTGGACGACGAGACAGGCACCTACACGCTCGAGGAATTGCGCACGGTTCAGGACTGGATCGTCAAGCGGAATCTCCAGACCGTGCGTGGTGTGACCGAGGTGCTCTCCATCGGCGGTCACGTGAGGCAGTACCAGGTGCTCGTGGAGCCGGCAAGCCTCCGTCAGTACGACCTCTCTCTCCACGATGTGCTGCAGGCGGTGGAGACCAACAACCTGAACGTGGGGGCGAGCTTTCTCGAAGTGGCGCGCGAGGAGTACATCGTGCGCTCGGTGGGCCTGGCCGAGACGCTCGGCGACATCGCCGACATCACCATCGTTACCCGAGCAGGCACCCCGGTGCGCGTTGCCGACGTCGCGCGGGTGGAGATCGGTCCGGAGGTCCGGCGCGGCCTCGTGACCCGCAACGGCGAGGGGGAGGTGGTAGTGGGTTTCGTGCTCAAACTCCTCGGCACGAATACCTCGACGGTAATCGACCGGGTGGAGGATCGGCTCGAGCAGATTCGGGGCGCCCTGCCGGAGGGCGTGCTGCTCGTGCCCTACTATGAGCAGTCGGGGCTGGTCGATCGAGCCACTCGGACCGTGACCACGGCGCTGTGGCAGGGACTGATCCTGGTGGTAGTCGTCCTGGCCGTCTTCCTCGGGAACCTGCGGTCGTCGGTCATCGTGGCCCTGTCCCTCCCGTTCTCCATCCTGCTCACCTTCCTGCTCATGCTCCAGTTCGGCATCAGCGCGAACCTGATGTCACTGGGAGGCCTGGCCGTCGGGATCGGCATGATGGTCGACGCCGCCATCGTGGTGGTGGAGAACGTATTCAGATGGCTTCGAGAGGATCCGGATCCGGACGAGCCCAAGATCCACCTCATCGCACGGGCGACGAGGGAGGTGGGCCGGCCCGTCTTCTTCGCCATCGCGATCGTGATCGCGGTCTTCCTGCCCCTGTTCACCCTCCAGGGCGTGGAGGGCACCATGTTTCGACCGCTCGCCTACACGATCTCCCTGGCCATGCTGGGCTCGCTTCTCTTTGCACTGACGCTCGCACCGGTACTCGCGCAGCAACTCCTTGAACGACGCAGCACCGGGTTGGGCGGCGCACCCCCACCCGACAACGAGGAGGTGCGTATCGTCCGGTGGGCACAGGCCCGGTACGAACCGCTTCTCACATGGGCGCTCGGCCACCGCCGGCCGGTGGTCGTCGGGACCATCGCGCTCATCGCGCTGGGGGCGGGAGCCTTCCCGTTTCTGGGCACCGAGTTCATTCCGACCCTCAACGAGGGAACCCTCCTCGTGCGGGCCACCATGGCGCCCTCCATCGCGCTGACCGAATCGACCGAGACCGTCGCGCGACTGGAGCGCCAGTTCCTCACCTTCCCCGAAGTCACCCAGGTGGTGAGCCGCATCGGGAGGGGCGAGGTGGGTGCCCATGCCGATCCGGTGAACAACGCCGAGATTTTCGTCGACCTGAAGCCCGTTGACGAGTGGGAGACCGCCGGTGACCGAGAGGCTCTGGTCGCCGCGATGCAGGAGAGTCTCGGAGAGGTGCCCGGCGTCCAACTCAACTTCACCCAGCCCATTGCCGCCGCAGTCGACGAACTACTCACCGGAATCAAGGCTCAGATCGCCGTGAAGCTCTTCGGGGACGACCTCGACATACTCTTCGAGAAGGCGAACGAGATCGCCGCAGTCCTGGGCGAGGTGGACGGCGCATCGGAGATCCAGGTCGATCAGGTCAGCGGCCAGCCCCAACTTCGCATCGAACTGAACCGCGGCGCGCTATCGCGCTACGGGATTCCGGTGGCGGACGTACAGGAAGTGATTCGCGCCGCCGTGGGTGGCGCATCGGCCGGTCAACTCTTCGAGGGCGAGCGGCGCTGGACCATCCAGGTGCGGTATACGGAAGAAGAGCGCGCGCGTGCTTCCGAGGTACGCGCCCTCCTGATCGACGCCCCCGACGGCACGCTGGTGCCCCTGGACCAGGTGGCGACGATCGAGTCGATCATCGGCCCACGCCAGATCTCCAGGGAAGACAATCAGCGCTACATCACCATCCAGCTCAACGTCCGCGGTCGAGACATCGGCTCGTTCGTCGAGGAGGCCAGTGCGGCCATCATGGGGGAGGTCGAACTCCCCCCGGGTTATCTCACGACCTTCGGCGGCCAGTTCGAGTTGGCCCAAGCGGCGAATCGGCGTCTCGCCGTCGTGATCCCCATCACAGTCCTGCTCATCTTCGGGATGCTCTTCGCCTCCTTCAACGGTGTGAAGGAGGCTCTCCTCATCATTCTCAACATTCCCCTGGCCCTGGTGGGAGGACTCGTCGCGCTCCTGGTCACGGGTCAGGCACTCTCCGTTCCTGCGAGCGTCGGGTTCATCGCGCTCTTCGGGATCGCCGTCGAGAACGGGCTCGTGCTCATCACCTACTTCAACCAGCTCCACGCCCGGGAAGGTCTCTCCATCCGAGACGCCGTGGTGCGCGGATCGATGCTCCGTCTGCGACCCGTACTCATGACCGCCGTCACCACCACACTGGGGTTGATTCCTCTGCTTCTCGCCACCGGGCCCGGTTCCGAGGTCCAGCGGCCTCTGGCCATCGCGGTCGTCGGCGGCCTGGTGACATCTACGGCACTCACCCTCCTGGTGCTCCCCGTGCTCTACGGATGGCTGCACCGTGAGGCAGGCCTCGAACAGGCGATCGAGTCCGATGCCGCGGTGAGGGGATGA
- a CDS encoding TolC family protein produces the protein MHRAITLGSVLATLWSGALGAQGTAPWQEPPSDTTALTVDEARRLALHQNPALLADLQRLGAAAADLRTAQTYPFNPALEIEAPGSFTDRTDDRYEIRLGQDIEWAGQRGLRIDAAEAGVTAAQAGALDDVRVVLADVERTWFSLASAGRRLAVATDIRMLNDRLLDAVRVQLAEGEVSLLQANLLEIEAARARARVLAAHREVVEAELALIRLTGLPASSTVRAVGIDSVDSNWGPSASLPELSLFALDHRPDLLAARAGVDRAESLRSLATREALPNVRISGIADREGTGAPTRFGLALTVPVPLFDRNQGPRARRVVEANGAAMTVEATELRVRTEVADAYRAWQAAGQEVGLFERGVVAPARENQQLLETAYQEGKLDLATLLLLRNQLLDAEMGYWDAWERQHHAEVALRSATAILLADIDLDLLETSR, from the coding sequence ATGCACCGAGCGATCACTCTCGGGAGCGTCCTGGCCACGCTGTGGTCTGGAGCCCTCGGAGCTCAGGGCACGGCCCCGTGGCAGGAACCCCCGTCCGACACGACCGCACTCACGGTCGATGAGGCGCGGCGTCTCGCACTGCACCAAAACCCGGCTCTTCTCGCCGATCTCCAACGTCTCGGTGCTGCGGCCGCCGACCTCCGCACCGCCCAAACCTACCCCTTCAATCCGGCCCTCGAGATCGAGGCGCCCGGCTCCTTCACGGACCGCACCGACGATCGCTACGAGATCCGTCTGGGCCAGGACATCGAATGGGCCGGGCAGCGTGGGCTGAGAATCGACGCCGCCGAGGCCGGCGTGACCGCGGCCCAGGCGGGTGCCTTGGACGACGTCCGCGTGGTACTGGCCGACGTCGAGCGGACCTGGTTCTCCCTGGCGTCCGCCGGGCGGCGCCTCGCTGTCGCCACGGACATCCGGATGTTGAACGACCGCCTGCTCGACGCCGTGCGCGTCCAACTGGCCGAGGGAGAGGTATCGCTCCTTCAGGCGAACCTGCTGGAGATCGAGGCGGCTCGGGCCAGGGCCCGTGTGTTGGCGGCCCATCGCGAGGTGGTGGAGGCGGAACTGGCCCTGATCCGCCTTACCGGCCTTCCCGCCTCCTCCACCGTGCGGGCGGTGGGCATCGACAGTGTCGACTCCAACTGGGGTCCGAGCGCCTCCCTGCCGGAGCTCTCGCTCTTCGCGCTGGACCATCGCCCGGATCTGTTGGCGGCTCGTGCCGGCGTGGACCGAGCCGAGTCGCTGCGCTCTCTGGCGACGCGCGAGGCCCTGCCCAACGTGCGGATCTCCGGTATCGCCGACCGGGAGGGCACGGGTGCACCCACCCGCTTTGGCTTGGCGCTCACGGTGCCGGTCCCGCTCTTCGACCGCAATCAGGGCCCGCGCGCAAGACGGGTCGTGGAAGCGAATGGGGCGGCAATGACCGTGGAGGCGACGGAGCTGCGTGTGCGTACGGAAGTCGCCGATGCCTACCGCGCCTGGCAGGCGGCAGGGCAGGAGGTGGGTCTCTTCGAGAGGGGCGTGGTCGCGCCGGCTCGAGAGAATCAGCAGTTGCTGGAGACCGCCTACCAGGAAGGCAAGCTCGACCTGGCCACCCTACTCCTCCTTCGGAACCAGCTCCTCGACGCCGAAATGGGCTACTGGGACGCGTGGGAACGACAGCACCACGCGGAAGTGGCGCTTCGCAGTGCAACCGCAATCCTCCTCGCCGACATCGATCTCGACCTTCTGGAGACTTCCCGATGA